AAAGGAGGGAGAGCCGTTGTATACGGTAGTCGGCGTCCGTTTTAAAAAAGCAGGGAAAATTTATTATTTTGACCCTGGCGATGCCGTTATTCCCGTCGGCGAATTCGTCATTGTCGAGACGGTCCGAGGCATTGAGTACGGAAAAGTCGTCATCGCCAATAAACAAGTCGACGAAAACGACATCGTGCTGCCGCTCAAAAAAGTGATCCGCGTGGCGAATGAGAAAGATAAATGGATTGTAGAAGAAAACAAAAAGGCGGCGCGCGAGGCGTATGACATTTGCTTGCGCAAAGTGGAGGAGCACGGGCTGGAAATGAAGCTCGTCGATGTGGAATATACGTTTGACCGCAATAAAGTGATCTTTTATTTCACTGCCGATGGGCGCGTCGATTTCCGCGAGCTTGTGAAAGACTTAGCGTCGATTTTCCGCACGCGCATCGAGCTGCGGCAAATCGGGGTGCGCGATGAGGCGAAAATGCTTGGCGGCATCGGGCCGTGCGGCCGCATGCTTTGCTGTTCGACGTTTTTAGGCGATTTTGAACCGGTGTCGATCAAAATGGCGAAAGATCAAAACTTGTCGCTCAATCCAACGAAAATTTCCGGGCTGTGCGGCCGGCTGATGTGTTGCCTGAAATATGAAAACGAAGAGTATGAGACGGCGAAAGAACAACTCCCGGATTTAGGGGAATATGTCGAAACACCGCACGGCTTCGGCAAAGTCGTCGGCTTGAACATTTTAGAGCGGGTGTTGCAAATCGAGCTTCCAGAATTCGGACGGGTCGTCGAATATACACTCGATGAGCTGATGAAAAACGGGACGTTGTCCATTCGCGTCGCGGATTAATTTGGGGTGGGGCCAGTGGAAAAAGTAGATAAAAAAGAAGTGTTTCGATCAGTGGCCAATATGGAAGAGCAACTTAGTTATTTTTACCGCGAGCTGGTGCAGCTGAAACAGCGCGTAACGGAGCTGTTAGAAGAGAATCACCAGCTGCAAATCGAAAATGCTCATTTGCGCCGTCGGCTTGAACAATTGTCAGAAGCATGGGAAGAAGGCAAACGAAAAGGGGACAAACATGGCAAAAAACTCATCGACATTGGCGAAGGGTATGACAATTTAGCCCGCCTTTACCAAGAAGGGTTTCATATTTGTCACATCCATTACGGAAGCATTCGCACCGAGGGCGATTGTTTGTTTTGCTTGTCGTTTTTGAACAAAAACTAAAGGCAGCGCCACCCTTTCCGTTTCGGAAAGGTTATTTTTTTCAATGGAGGATCGTGCGTCATGGTGGAATTGTACGAGGATGAACGGCTCGATTATTTGTTTAACGAAGAGCTCCGCATCATTCAAAGTCCATCTGTATTTTCGTTTTCCCTTGATGCCGTGCTCCTTGCTCATTTTGCCTATATGCCGATTCAAAAGGGGCAGATTGTTGAT
Above is a window of Geobacillus thermoleovorans DNA encoding:
- a CDS encoding PSP1 domain-containing protein, which gives rise to MYTVVGVRFKKAGKIYYFDPGDAVIPVGEFVIVETVRGIEYGKVVIANKQVDENDIVLPLKKVIRVANEKDKWIVEENKKAAREAYDICLRKVEEHGLEMKLVDVEYTFDRNKVIFYFTADGRVDFRELVKDLASIFRTRIELRQIGVRDEAKMLGGIGPCGRMLCCSTFLGDFEPVSIKMAKDQNLSLNPTKISGLCGRLMCCLKYENEEYETAKEQLPDLGEYVETPHGFGKVVGLNILERVLQIELPEFGRVVEYTLDELMKNGTLSIRVAD
- the yabA gene encoding DNA replication initiation control protein YabA, whose translation is MEKVDKKEVFRSVANMEEQLSYFYRELVQLKQRVTELLEENHQLQIENAHLRRRLEQLSEAWEEGKRKGDKHGKKLIDIGEGYDNLARLYQEGFHICHIHYGSIRTEGDCLFCLSFLNKN